The sequence ataaatgagtgcgttcaatgtcattatccgtgttgctagttgcgatttttgacaactcgacatgatatcgtacatgatatcccggatatcatgctaaaatggtgatacgcgttgacataaaattgtatgggatatcaaatgatatcgcacatgatatcatcggatatcaagtatatccatatatcacttgatatcagcgctaatgtgaacctaagacaagacctgacatctgggggggctgcttttttccaaaatggaccagtttctgattggctgattttgatgttgccacctgcacattgtgaaaagaaaaaacttttgcagggtacgcgagcaatgatgccaagtataaagaaaatcagaaaacaagtttattaaaatgtataattttagctaacCAATGGAaacgaaaattttcggagaatgtttcacttttttcaatctcattggtaataaatgtttatagtggcagcactgtgtaatttttttttttttttcaaataaaatttttattaggctcatttgctttagcttaacgtggccgattgtcttgttgttagggagagagaaagggatgccgtattacggggcggcatactccccagttagtaaggggacatagggagggtgggacctacacagtattgaaatgaaatttgaatacatcattggtttgtggcatacatcttttagacacattttgcgttcgatgaatcttcatgtttttcagcttgtagcaatgaagagattattctggattgggatgcttcgttggtgtgttctgacgttgatgtgacgtttttgggtagcttccagcaactcagtcagttcaaggcaggtgcatgctccgaagcatcgtttacacaggccatacttccagcaacgtaaagaagagtgcggtagagctgtagacgagaaagagatagggagagcactaaatttgagcattgatagttttcaagaagttatagatgagagtcatataaggaagatttcgagttgccaagacgtcgcggactggtacgaagggtggtatacctcgggcccgaagggaacctatgagttgggacctggcatcacaatactcgacacatgtccaaacaacatgttcgatgtcatgataaccctcaccgcaaacgcagacaccactctcagcgagccccacacgacggagatgcgcgctgaacatataatgattagacatgagccttgacattacacgaataaagtctcggctcacgtctaacccccggaaccaagctttcgtcgatacctgtgggattattgagtgtaaccatcgtcccagagttccactattccatgtattctgccagctagctagagttttctgacgacagcaactgaaaaattcattgaagcagattggtctttcatagatatcaccttctagtgcgcccaccttggctaacgagtccgccctctcattgccccgtatggaacaatgtgaggggacccaaaccaaggtaatctggtatgattttgcagataaagcactcaattgttcccgtattttccccaggaaatacggtgagtgctttccaggcttcactgaacggagagcctcaatggaactgagactgtccgatacaatgaagtagtgatctgtgggcagagtgtcaatgatctcaagggtatactgaattgcagctagttctgcgacgtaaactgaagctggatcactgagtttataggaagcggtgaaatttacattgaatataccgaagccagtggacccgtctagatatgatccgtcagtgtaaaacattttattacagtcgacttctttaaatttattattaaaaatttttgggatctcttgagggcgtacaggatccgggattccacaaatttcttctttcatggatgtgtcgaaaagcacagtagaattagaagtatccacaaaatgaacacgattgggaacaaacgaagaaggatttatattctgagccatgtagtcaaaatacaaggacataaaacgggtttgtgaattaagctcgacgagcttttcaaagttttctatcaccatcggattcaaaatgtcgcatcggattagcagtcgatatgagagatcccagaacctgtttttcaacggtaagacgcccgccagcacttcaagactcatcgtatgggttgattgcatgcaacccaaggcaatacgtaaacaacgatactgaattctttccagtttaatgaaatgaatattcgtagcggagcggaaacagaaacatccatattccattactgacaatatcgtcgttttgtacaacctgatcaggtctcctgggtgagagccccaccaagttccggttattgtacgaaggaaattgattctctgtaggcattttcgtttcaaatacctaatgtgacatccccaggtacctttggaatcgaaccagaccccgagatatttaaatgtgaaaacctgagctatggtttcaccccctagttgaagctgtagttgcgcaggttctcgcttccttgaaaatacaaccagctcagttttctccgtagagaactcgatacccatttgaaaagcccatgtcgacaagttgtcgagggtatcttgcaatggtccttggagatcggcagctttgggtcctataatagacacaacactgtcgtcggcaagttgtcttagcgtgcaagatgtgttgatacattcatcaatgttatttacgtaaaagttgtataaaagggggcttaagcatgggccctgaggaagacccatgtaactgaatcgctttgtcgtcaaatcaccatgctcaaaatgcatgtgtttctcggacaatagattatataaaaagttgttcaaaactggtgaaagaccatgctgatgcaacttctcagatagaacgttaatggaaactgaatcgaatgcccccttgatgtcgaggaaaactgatgccatttgttctttacgagcaaatgccatttgaatttctgttgagagcaacgctagacaatcgttcgttcctttgcccctgcggaacccaaattgtgtacctgaaagcaatccatttgtttcgacccaattgtctagacggaagagaatcattttctccaacaatttccgaatacaggaaagcatagcaatcggccgatacgaattgtgatcggaggctggttttccaggtttttgaatagtaataactctcacttctctccattcgtgtgggacaatattaccctcgaggaacttgttgaataaattcaacaagcgccttttggcagagtcgggcagatttttcaacaagttgaatttaattctgtctaaccccggggctctattgttacacgacaagagcgcaagtgagaactctaccatcgaaaacggtgtttcgtttgtattcaatgtcgcgacgcgggatatcttctgttccggaacagaatcaggacatactttcttagcgaaatcaaatatccagcggttagaatattcctcgctttcgttcgcgtgatttcgattgcgcatgcgacgggccgtattccaaagagtgctcattgctgtttctctcgttaatccgtcaacaaaccttcgccagtaaccgcgtttcttagctttaatcagacttttcatttgaaattctaacgccgcgtatttccgataattatctggagttccgttccttctaaacgagatgaaggctgaagcttttttcgttttcagctctgagcactctttgtcccaccatgggttgggagaacgcatactagtttgcgcgctaggtactcgtttcgtctgagcttgaattgcggtgtcaagaatcaagccagccaaaaatgtatactcttcctccggaggaagctcctgtgatgtttctagtttctcagacatcgagctcgcgtaacgtttccaatcaatgtttcgtgtgaaatcgtacgaaacattgattgtttccgatggtcttccacggttggtgatagaaactatgatcggcaagtgatcgctaccgtgaggatcacagattaccttccacttgcaatctaactgtagcgaagtcgagcaaagggataaatccagcgcacttggttgtgctggcggtctagggttccgtgtcatttctcccgtgtttagaattgtcaaattgaagttgtcacacagatcttggattaacgaagaacgattatcatcatataagcagccccatcctgtaccatgcgagttaaagtcccctaaaaccagccgcggtgaaggaagaagttctatgatgtctgcaagccgacgatgccctatcgagactctgggaggaatgtagatagaagctatacatagatctttgcctttaatattaatttggcaagcaacaacttcaattcccggtgtcgaggggaggttaatacgataaaatgaatagcactttttaatccctaaaagtacccctccataagagtcttctcggtccaggcggattatgttaaaattatggaagtcgaggttgatgttagaagtaagccaagtttcactcaaggagaatacatcgcaattatgagtatgtattaagtgtttgaaagaatcaagttttgggatgatacttctgcaattccactgaagcacaatgatcatatcttcgattctcagtggtaaattatccatcaaaagatacgatcgctgcaaggaggggccattgttcagtcaactgttttaaaaatgtccttactgttggcagtagagcagttaggaagcttttcagaggatcagtaatattgaaggctgttaatatccagtccacgatatcagaaaatttcaataatccagcgtttgttggattttctggttgtgctttggggtcattcgggttttttgatgccccaggaagtgctgggtactccttatcatccctaagttttttgaacccaggaggtgtttgcttcggttttgagtcagcactttttgtttccgtttggttcttttgtgacgaagaggacagtctgaggcctttacgaggaagcttgggagaagccagattttgtcttttcctgcttccttcaacctgtgtgtaggaaggtccttcgcctgggtcgtcagaggtatcctcttcaactggcaagattgcaaacgggttctcaggggtcgatggagtggttctttttaagatttccgcataagaacgtttggaacgttctttcacggatcgcttcaatttctccgcacgctgtatgtacgtagggcacaccgaaagatcatgaggattctccccgcagtagcaacacttttccactgctcttctgcagagatcgtcctcatgggcctctccgcatttgccgcatcgcagtttgttgcaacaataggtggccgtatgacctagctgtttgcagcttgtacaatgcattacccgcggtacatacagccgaacaggtagacgaactccactcactaccaaataatttggaagtgcagatccggcaaaagtcacgcgaaatgagtccgattggtaaaatttaccatctatcgatttggagtgcaattgcttgcactccaaaattttcactggttgaaggtcggggtttttgaaacggcctaccccgtccttcatcagatcttcgattgtcagactttcgtcacggaccacaccgtcgatctccaccacatgagacgggacgtacacgcggtactccttcgtgaacaactcgctggtagcaatctcgtttgcttgcttcaggtcggacacaacaacgcgtaacttgtttggcgaaaccttatctattgtttttattgccgagaaatgtttttccaggtcccgagcaatatttaaaactctgagagactttaatttgggccggaagtataccacccacggaccccccgagccatcgtcttggtaaactttttggcgagcaggcaatatcttagagggagatggaggcatcggagagggagatggcattggagagggagatggtatcggagggggagatggtataggaggggtagatggcatctcggaagcaaactcagcctctaaatgttcttcgttcattcgttcagcttcgccctcctccgagacacccccactgtcatcaatattcatatttaaagtgcgggagtaaagaagtctcccgcacttgaaatgagaaagaaagaaataaaatgaaaagaaaatatatgaatagtaaaagttgaaagaaaaagtttgagaaaatacttaacagtatgtcacggtaagctgttaggtgagttgctccttcactccttcgttgtgcttcagcgtgaccttgactcaggatttggctgctgcgatgcgggtagcaaacaatagaaataactgctgcccgaggatagcacaatagcgtctactgtcgataccgatacaaaaccggtgcacagacagaactcacttgcggggatgctactttttatcacttttatttaatgcctatactacagcctctgctgtgataggcaccttcgtcttaccgatgtcgattgttaaaaaacgcgtgtgctcacttcgaacattcggttacgaatgactgtgtaattaaaataggcatgaagccgtttttctttttagtgaattaaagcacagactaacagacaggacactcaaattagattctttaaccatataaacggtcatttcgaatattcctttagttgggacagtactcgcatatgtcatgatagcgccacgttaccctatcaaatacatcctgtctgtcatctagactgtgtttatttttttcatttaccaaccgagttgccattcatacagaattacctgtaatatattgatttgtatacctccatgtgaatttcatgcaggatacagattaattacatattgccaaaactatatatagAATTgttcctacttctcatcctacaacgcaatacaaaatcgaacccgttttgttacaatatttacttgcttctggtctgccgtcacttaatttcgagtgaaaattaccaacacaattcaaaatattctagatgaacaacgttgagtaaaataaatgtttaccttccaacttcgctaaaaaagttaaatatattatcaacgtaatccaataatttattgtgacgattcattatcaaatattatgatgaaatcaggcaaccctgcaagcagctgatcggtgttgacaaacgaggggaaaccaactagtaaaaaaacttttacgtaacacaaggggtgtaccgatagtaaatagttcgcgcagtacaatataggtggaactagtgcatcacgaaaaatgatttttataagaatttactcatactgtcatgtctgttagtctgtgattaaagtgtaaccaaaaaaaatttgttaaattagtgtaaactcaaaagtgtgtttagtttttcgagaagaatgaactgttgtgttccacactgtggtcgcattaagcatttctatccaaacctgactttttccggtttccaaaagatccggtaatacgtcaacaatggattcgacttatcgttcaacatgagatatttcgtgttttgtcatcaaagctcaattaattgtttttaagcattaatatataataaagaaatgcattcaccaaaacatgttttatatttatttcaaatcaaaaacctaaagtctaaaaatgtaaatgtaatatttttttcttagcatagttattaaaaaaaatctgtaaatatggctacactgtagccgatacgttggtatttattccacagggcgaaaatgacgagaaaaatgattcggaaggaagaataagaagccagttgtcaggtcttgtcttagatgtgaacatactataaggGTCGCTATTGAAAGTTAACAATAGTTGCAAAATGTGACCTGGCAACTCGGATGCTATTGCCAGCAGAGATGCcacatattttcatagaaaatctgtattagccagagtgaaaaatctgtatttaactGTATCCACTATAAAACCGAGATATttataattaaaatttgttgAGGTAATGTTATTCCAAAAATTTATGGTTTTATAATGAGAAATTGAATGAGCGCTCAATATTCATATCATGCTATAACGACAACATTAAATGCTTTAAAATTTTCATCACCAATCGGAATcaacaaaacataatttcaatttcatatacTTTTAAAATGTTGGCTTTGCAAGTTGATGTCGGGTCTCAGCGCTCAACTTAAACTACCAACACCATCTAAAAATTTTTAGATCAATTTGTGATTCGTCGATTGATTACAAAACTCTCATCTCGTCACTACTACCAAAGAGAGCTCAGATgaacaaaattgttttattctttCCTTTTTTGAGAAATCAGTGTTAAGtttgaaaaatctgtacaaaatctgtattctgtatgaaatctgtatgtgcatgtaaaaatctgtataatacagataaatctgtatgaatggcatcccTGATCGTTAGtttcgaaaaagaaaattttggcACTAACATGTGATCAGGGCATATAGtgttttaggcccttttgaaagtaACGAAAAACAATGCTCATTAATCGAGTTTTAAACATGGATTTCCAGCatgttttacgtgatttcgtagaTTTGGCTCATATATAcgatattatatcgtttattgtgtaaatgaaagttgtagagccgagcaatgagcataatattttgtaacatttgCAAGGGTCTGTCGTACGATATGCCATAGCCATATGTTAGTACCGATTTACCGTGCAAGCTGTCATTTTATCAATATTACATAacatacacgcttaaaaatagttactcaaaaatgagtaggattccactcatctacagaaaaagtggaacaacgcTAATTTAGAGTAGTtccttagttactcaaatttgagttcttccactggaaacgatttttgggtaaaatctactcatatactgagtaatgctttatttgtccatgtgccaaaaatagactaattagttaaattctgaatgaaattttatatacatataccaaatttgcgtaaaattgctccttttttaattgtattgtattaaaatattaagtaattgacacgtaatacataaaataatcatactgtgtttatttattattccgtttacaattgatttctagcttcgagatATCATATCAAGTGGCGATCACTTGGAGTAGTGTATCAATCGCAGCTTAACACATATGTCAGTcctgctcaggcaccaatcagacacttgttcctcataaatgacacacttgagcatattcgtttccattctgaagcacaGTACGGATCACTTCTGGACACAATAACTGCGTCGATGGCACAACCAAGAGGACAGTCTAAAAATTGTAGTTTTTGCAGACATAACACCATTTGTGTTAAGCCACTCACTCTTAAAATACGCgagctcactaacaaaaaatagaacctgttgctacaaatggttattaaaacttttagactgatcttgcgaatagtaacataaaAACGAGTTCCTTCGTTGAACTCAAATTTagggtaactttttctaagcgtgtaatcTTGAGTACTGTCATTTTGTCTGGtagtcagagatgccaggtctgcagatttgtctgtaaatctgcagattaggggtatagtgctgcagacattttttgttgtgcagacttttacagacttttaaaattctcgcagacttttgcagatttttgaaattttcacagactttcgtctatatttacagacttttgaaatttccgcgacctttttttttttttgctcaccaagtcagttttgcgtgtcatactttatatagaaattgctgccagcaagacatacttctgactgcagattttttttcagatttacagaccctgtctgcagatatttgaaatttttacctggcatctctgctggtaGTCAAACGATTGATCCCATTTGTACCTAATCTAGAAAAGAAACACATTTCTAAACGTAAGTATTCTCCAAATCTAAATAAAATTGCATAATATACTTGATCTTTCTTTAGCAAAATGGCTGGTGGTGATCACGTTGACGATGCTCATCTGAAGGGATTGTCCAAAATCTTCAACAGCGAGACCGCGAGGGGACGAGCTAACGTAAGTAGTACTAAATATTAGGTTACATTCGATAGTAGAAGATGATCGAATATCAATCATAATTTTAGGTCGCCAAAGCTACCTACGCTGGAATTGGTTTGCTGATTCTGTACTTTACATTAAAACCTTCTAAGAAGTGAAGTGCTAACAAAGCATGTTaaattaaaagtttttcaaaatcttGGTAGGATTACGAtcaaaaagtgaaaaatatatTATGCAACAGTGCTTCAATTGAAacttatgttttatttttattaatacatacaaagcaaagtcttggcattacattctttttgtggaatttgggtaTTATGTTTTAACCGAATTCACAacttacgattctactgacactaagaatcttcccaggttgggaatcgaacatactttaactggcttgtaagactacAAGTAAGATCAATACATATATTATTCTACATTAAAGCTTTGCACCCTATGAGCACTCCCGCATTGGTATGTTTGTATTTTATGATTTCAACATTTATCTGATATGCATTGCTAACGAATAAGAAGCAAGACTTTCAGAGGAATTGATGACGTGATTTATACAACACAATTCAATTCTTCGAACACATGATTGTTTATTCAggacaaaaaaaactaaaatacgatcgagaaaattttaaaacctacATGCACCTCATTAGACTCAAAATCAGTTTACGCTGCCAGGTTTTGTAAATCCAGCTTACGAATTATGTCCTTTGCTTTATTCAGTGTGTGACCATGAGtactcgatttggccatctggtGCAATTCAGACATGTACTTGTCGATGTTGTCAACAGTGGCCCCCTTCTTTTCATTTCCAATCGGTAGCGCAGCTAGTGCTGACGCCAGCACCGATCTTAATTTATCAAGATGATTTTTCAGTATCAAATTTCGATTCTTTAGACTATTTGTTTCGTTCTCCAGTTTCTgtattccattgtccatattcTCAACATGCTTTTCGAGTACCGAATTCTGCTGTTCATAGTCTATATTGGATTTCCGAAGCATCCTAAGTTCAGAATCAATGACTTTGTTatgttccaaaaaatcatcagtAAAAATCGGTATTTCATAATCTCCCACTCGAATTTCCCGCTTGTCGTCTTTTCCATTTAGATAGGCACCGGTCGTATCAGAATCGTCATCATtgagtttcaattttttgctgttgttggtgacaGATTCATTGTTATTCTGTTGCTTGTACTCCGAAACCTCTCGGTGATAACGTTCTCTGTCGGCTTCAGCAGCTTCCAGAAACGGCCGTTTTACTTCTTCCGTTAGTGTACCCCATTCTTCTGCCagtaattttgttatttcaacagatGTTAATGTCGGATTTTTAAACCGGAACAAATCTCGATTTTCGTTAACGTAACGAACGTACCCTACGGataagcttttttttatttacaaatCTTTAATCTATTATTATAATCACCTGTCAAGGGATGTTTAGGAGCGTTCGCATCCTTGGCACGTTTATTCCGTTTACGCTTGGGGACAGGTTTTTGTGGTGCCTGTTGTGGCGGAGGATCAGAAAATTTGGACCGTTCCTTACCATTACCGTTTTTATTCTGTTTTGCATTTGgactattttcattttctgtagaTTTGTCCATTTTTTGCAGACTACTTAAACTAGAACTACTATTTCATATGAAATATATATTTCGTAAGCGACAAACAAGAAGATTTATAGACAAAGCCTACAGGTCGTTGATAAACAAGTAAACAGTTTTGATTTTAGAATTTGTGTAGAaaatttgaaggttggtaccagcgttgccaggttgagAGATTTATCTGCTAAAAGTCAGATTATCTCTCTTCGCCAGACTTTctaaagcagcccttacacgagacaatattattgtcaatacaaggagtattgacaatacttttgatcgtgtaatggaaacttcattggattgacgaaaatattgtcaaaaaatcaaaactgctcatcaatccgacaatactttttctccagagaggaaactgtcaaatatgtacaatggactcttctctcaatgtttcaatgttcagttgcaatatttgaagcttcaaacgcttgatttgttcgaaaaatgcggactcaagttaccaagtcaattggattgacggtattgacaatactttggattgacaataatattgtcacgtgtaagggctgcttaaggctatgaaccatttcgcggttaattttaacttttggttaaaatctgacactcgagtggttaattcgatgttgtcaaaaataaccctgctcgagagcatggctatttttgacagatagatagttattttccaacactgaaaaaaatctcgcaatgaaaattctaatattaattctttagttgaaattatttccagtggaaaataaacccaaataactttccgtccgtcaaattttgaaatgggccacagttttagtcaaatttaactactcgacaccaaataaccactcaagtgtcagattttaaccaaaagttaaaattaaccgtgaaatggttcacagcctaaagctgtcaaccatttcgcggttaattttaacttttggttaaaatctgacacgtgagtggttattttgtgtcgagtagttaggctgaggcaaagacatcatattaacaagatatccagctttcacatttcacgaacaaatcattggcaacacccttttttgtgaacatggcgccctcaggcgagtccgcatcgaatctcatacatagaaataggaaagagaagtgacaaattcgtgcgcgccaaaatagcagcactg comes from Malaya genurostris strain Urasoe2022 chromosome 3, Malgen_1.1, whole genome shotgun sequence and encodes:
- the LOC131437667 gene encoding ATP synthase membrane subunit K, mitochondrial, which gives rise to MAGGDHVDDAHLKGLSKIFNSETARGRANVAKATYAGIGLLILYFTLKPSKK
- the LOC131437666 gene encoding high mobility group protein 20A, whose product is MDKSTENENSPNAKQNKNGNGKERSKFSDPPPQQAPQKPVPKRKRNKRAKDANAPKHPLTGYVRYVNENRDLFRFKNPTLTSVEITKLLAEEWGTLTEEVKRPFLEAAEADRERYHREVSEYKQQNNNESVTNNSKKLKLNDDDSDTTGAYLNGKDDKREIRVGDYEIPIFTDDFLEHNKVIDSELRMLRKSNIDYEQQNSVLEKHVENMDNGIQKLENETNSLKNRNLILKNHLDKLRSVLASALAALPIGNEKKGATVDNIDKYMSELHQMAKSSTHGHTLNKAKDIIRKLDLQNLAA